From a single Oreochromis niloticus isolate F11D_XX linkage group LG3, O_niloticus_UMD_NMBU, whole genome shotgun sequence genomic region:
- the ntn5 gene encoding netrin-1, which yields MMFQPFSPPPSTSFCPVFLLLLFLCLSLISSSLPQPPLSWNSPNDPCYHTDGRPRHCLSEFINAAYGVPVNVNHSLQGNDYDSHITTLTDLNNPHNLTCWMADAGTDTGDWVLTLPLGRRFEITYISFQFCHQREPLDPISISILKSMDFGRTWRPMQHYSGDCLRNFKLPSQTVAQTRHQETEPLCSDPRPLQKQRGGMVLAFSTLDGRPSSPDFDYSPTLQDWVTATDIRVVFHKVSSEVKNGHMDKTEEERRLDGGRDIREDGVVRWRTDFKGQTGDQVDKLNTENTLAFFDRETKNSETRVRNKGVRIDKQVRKGHYKSSGQDEDGHNVTSKEGGDSFSMDTLTSPKKGGKGRGRGRKKENNHWLPCPNGDCNWTVEGRSRSNKGQELRKRRNNNHNTRPRNLQAAQPSAFKPPGRAPFALSDLQVGGRCKCNGHASRCRRDDTGRAVCVCKHHTAGPDCDVCEDFYFDRPWHRATPTNPNPCVACECNGHSNKCRFSMEVFQQSGRRSGGVCQKCRHHTAGRHCQYCQNGYTRNHKKPLSHRKACQPCQCHAVGAVGRWCNQTSGQCLCRRGVTGLRCNRCAPGYEQGKSPLQPCIRIPEVAPTPVYQPQYSIAEECVSYCQPSQVKVRMNLETYCRKNYVLKVQVKGMERSGPWWQFSILVQVVFRTGSHSRIRRGSQSLWVPDRDLGCGCPALQVGRTVLLIGADEGEQPWVPEEKRLVADRSTLALQWQEHWSPKLRAFRGQDKRGRCPPKQANNHQHYREHPKPQSGYVPPHLLTEKDAEPHAANTHKTESTAVPHMFKVKSTEATLPSSSSPNPVCSTQNPS from the exons ATGATGTTCCAACCCTTTTCCCCTCCTCCCTCCACCTctttttgtcctgttttccttctactcctcttcctctgtctttCCCTCATCTCCTCTTCCCTTCCCCAACCGCCGTTGAGCTGGAATTCACCTAATGACCCCTGCTACCACACAGATGGCCGTCCGCGACACTGCCTGTCAGAGTTTATCAATGCTGCCTACGGGGTCCCAGTCAACGTGAACCACTCTTTACAAGGAAATGATTATGACAGCCACATCACCACCTTAACCGACCTCAACAATCCTCACAACCTCACATGTTGGATGGCCGATGCAGGTACTGACACAGGAGACTGGGTCCTTACCCTACCGCTGGGCCGCCGCTTTGAGATCACATACATAAGTTTTCAGTTCTGTCACCAAAGAGAGCCATTGGACCCCATCTCCATTTCCATCCTCAAGTCGATGGACTTCGGGCGCACCTGGAGGCCAATGCAGCACTACTCCGGCGACTGCCTCAGGAACTTCAAGCTACCTTCACAAACAGTGGCCCAAACGAGACATCAAGAAACGGAGCCCCTCTGCTCAGACCCACGCCCTCTACAGAAGCAGCGAGGAGGCATGGTGTTGGCCTTCTCCACTCTGGATGGACGGCCATCCTCTCCTGATTTTGACTATAGCCCCACTCTCCAGGACTGGGTGACAGCCACCGACATTCGCGTGGTCTTCCATAAGGTGTCCAGTGAGGTTAAGAATGGCCACATGGATAAGACGGAAGAAGAAAGACGGCTTGATGGTGGACGCGACATCAGAGAGGATGGTGTTGTGAGATGGAGAACGGACTTCAAGGGTCAGACTGGAGATCAGGTGGACAagttaaacacagaaaatacaCTGGCATTTTTTGACAGGGAGACAAAAAACTCAGAGACAAGGGTGAGAAACAAAGGGGTTAGAATAGATAAGCAAGTCAGGAAGGGTCATTATAAAAGCTCAGGTCAAGATGAAGACGGGCACAACGTGACCAGCAAGGAAGGGGGGGACAGTTTCAGCATGGACACTCTCACTTCTCCTAAAAAGGGCGGGAAAGGCAGAGGGCGTGGCCGCAAGAAGGAAAACAATCATTGGCTGCCTTGCCCCAATGGAGATTGCAATTGGACAGTTGAGGGGCGGAGCAGAAGCAACAAAGGGCAGGAGCTGAGGAAAAGGAGGAACAACAATCACAATACAAGGCCGAGGAATCTGCAGGCGGCCCAACCTTCTGCTTTTAAGCCCCCCGGCCGAGCTCCTTTTGCCCTCTCGGACCTGCAGGTCGGGGGCAGGTGTAAATGTAACGGACACGCTTCCAGGTGTCGCCGTGACGACACGGGtcgtgcagtgtgtgtgtgcaagcatCACACAGCGGGGCCAGACTGTGATGTGTGTGAGGACTTCTACTTTGACAGACCATGGCATCGAGCTACGCCCACTAACCCAAACCCCTGTGTTG CCTGTGAGTGTAACGGCCACTCCAACAAATGCCGCTTCAGCATGGAGGTGTTTCAGCAGTCGGGCCGGCGCAGTGGAGGCGTGTGCCAGAAGTGTCGCCACCACACGGCCGGACGCCACTGCCAGTACTGCCAAAATGGATACACCCGCAACCACAAAAAGCCACTCAGCCACCGCAAAGCCTGCCAAC cGTGTCAGTGCCATGCCGTGGGGGCAGTGGGTCGCTGGTGTAACCAGACGTCTGGTCAGTGCCTGTGTCGACGAGGTGTAACCGGCCTCAGGTGTAACCGCTGTGCCCCAGGATATGAACAGGGGAAATCTCCTCTGCAGCCCTGCATAC GAATTCCGGAAGTTGCTCCAACTCCAGTGTACCAACCTCAGTACAGCATAG CGGAGGAGTGCGTTTCATACTGCCAGCCTTCTCAAGTTAAAGTCAGGATGAACTTGGAGACCTATTGTCGAAAGAACTATG TGCTGAAGGTGCAGGTGAAAGGTATGGAGCGCTCAGGTCCCTGGTGGCAGTTTTCCATCTTGGTGCAAGTCGTCTTCCGCACTGGGTCCCACTCCCGCATTCGCAGGGGCTCTCAGTCCCTTTGGGTACCTGACCGCGACCTTGGCTGCGGCTGCCCCGCCCTCCAGGTGGGTCGGACAGTCCTCCTGATCGGAGCAGACGAAGGAGAGCAGCCCTGGGTGCCAGAGGAGAAGCGCCTGGTGGCAGATCGCTCCACTCTAGCCCTCCAGTGGCAGGAACACTGGAGTCCCAAACTCAGGGCCTTCCGGGGGCAGGACAAGAGGGGCCGCTGTCCACCAAAACAGGCAAACAACCACCAGCACTACAGGGAGCACCCAAAACCCCAGTCTGGTTATGTTCCCCCTCACCTGCTGACTGAGAAAGATGCCGAGCCTCatgcagcaaacacacacaagactGAAAGCACAGCAGTGCCGCATATGTTCAAAGTTAAATCCACTGAGGCGACACTACCCTCTTCTTCTTCACCCAATCCAGTGTGTTCTACTCAAAATCCTTCATGA